The Gemmatimonadaceae bacterium genome window below encodes:
- a CDS encoding response regulator transcription factor, which produces MTVEHRVTALIADDEPLARAGMRAMLAPIEWITCVGEAANGPAALDAIDTLRPELVFLDIQMPGMLGTEVARRATHDPYVIFTTAWAQHAAEAFELGALDYLLKPFGADRLALTLERVRASMSEPVVAPALDRYRETSRGGPISRVFVRSGRAIIPVAVDSVSWFEADGDYVAVHVGRARHLVHVALSRLETRLDPARFARIHRTSIVNLDHVKAFKRLGKGRLVAELTDGTLLDVSRSKARELRALGE; this is translated from the coding sequence GTGACCGTCGAGCATCGCGTCACCGCGTTGATAGCCGACGACGAACCTCTGGCCCGCGCCGGTATGCGGGCCATGCTGGCGCCCATCGAATGGATCACCTGCGTCGGCGAGGCGGCCAATGGTCCCGCGGCCCTCGACGCGATCGACACGCTACGCCCGGAACTGGTGTTCCTCGATATCCAGATGCCTGGAATGCTGGGCACCGAGGTCGCGCGACGAGCCACGCATGATCCGTATGTGATTTTCACGACGGCGTGGGCGCAACACGCCGCCGAGGCGTTTGAACTGGGTGCGCTGGATTACCTGCTCAAGCCATTCGGCGCCGACCGATTGGCATTAACACTCGAACGGGTTCGCGCCTCGATGAGTGAACCCGTGGTGGCGCCGGCACTGGATCGTTATCGAGAAACGTCGCGCGGCGGACCGATCAGTCGCGTGTTCGTGCGCTCAGGTCGCGCCATCATTCCCGTTGCCGTCGACAGCGTGTCATGGTTTGAGGCGGACGGTGATTACGTCGCGGTGCATGTGGGGCGCGCCCGTCATCTGGTGCATGTGGCACTGTCACGCCTCGAGACAAGACTGGATCCAGCGCGATTCGCGCGCATTCACCGCACGTCGATTGTCAACCTCGACCATGTGAAGGCGTTCAAGCGCTTGGGCAAGGGACGACTGGTGGCCGAATTGACCGACGGGACGCTACTCGATGTGAGCCGCAGCAAGGCCCGGGAACTCCGCGCCCTGGGCGAATAG
- a CDS encoding sigma-70 family RNA polymerase sigma factor, protein MSDAAHQSPITALLSDVQGGVPGAADRLARAVMADVRRLAERAMRHEAPGHTLQPTELADETLLRLLGMTQITWQNRAQFFAVAAQTIRRVLVDHARFRRRLKRDHGVRVTLDDAMAIAAGGDVDVLSLEDALVRLDTLAPRQARVVELRFFGGLDIEETARVLDLSPATVKRDWTFARAFLLRALTEDPA, encoded by the coding sequence ATGTCTGACGCCGCACACCAGTCGCCGATCACCGCCCTGCTGTCGGACGTGCAGGGTGGCGTGCCGGGCGCCGCTGACCGACTCGCCCGCGCCGTCATGGCGGACGTCCGGCGACTGGCGGAGCGTGCCATGCGACACGAAGCGCCCGGGCACACGCTGCAGCCCACGGAACTGGCCGACGAAACACTGTTGCGCTTGCTGGGCATGACGCAGATCACCTGGCAGAATCGCGCGCAGTTCTTCGCGGTGGCCGCGCAGACCATTCGCCGGGTGCTGGTCGACCACGCGCGGTTCCGTCGTCGCCTCAAGCGCGATCATGGCGTGCGCGTCACCCTGGACGATGCCATGGCCATCGCCGCCGGCGGTGATGTGGATGTGCTGTCCCTGGAGGACGCATTGGTCCGGCTGGACACGCTGGCGCCGCGACAGGCGCGAGTGGTGGAACTGCGATTCTTTGGCGGGCTCGACATTGAGGAAACCGCGCGGGTCCTGGACCTTTCGCCAGCCACCGTGAAGCGCGATTGGACGTTTGCCCGCGCGTTCCTGCTCCGCGCGCTCACTGAAGATCCCGCGTGA
- a CDS encoding serine/threonine protein kinase produces MTDIGDELTARRFERLESLFAEALELAPAARDALVLSQTQGDAVLARELRALLLAHERSESLSGIAQPMPFDAETGAGTRLGAFVVGRRIGMGGMGAVHEGTRADAQYQQRVAVKFLRRSADDAMAVARFRAEQQFLASLQHPNIAALLDGGVTPTGTPYFVMEYVDGAPLTTWCDERVLRVRERLLLFRQVCLAVRAAHQRLVVHRDLKPGNIFVTADGTVKLLDFGIAKLLDESDTELRVDVPITAIGQQAFTPEYAAPEQIWGEAVDTRADIYALGVVLYELLAGRRPLAFTSASPMTMAQQIRTATVPRLGDAMDSDRWRVLGERSPERARRRLAGDLDAIAGVALRIEPARRYASVDALLDDLDRYLDGRPVAARPDGAWYRVRKFVARHALETVAGSVALASLVTGVVVSQRQARRAESENARAREVTAFLTTMLGASNPESFGKDITMRTVLDSAARRLDAQQLSPSLDAEVRSIVGGTYLALGEFAEAERQFVRTLAERRRSAPGGDYETAVTLSQLSLVHENSGRYEKADSLLLQAEQLYEQFPHPDALQEVAAFENRGRVLFRLGRNAEALTVLRRAFAVSRERGKADDPAMATTYINAAAITSDMGENVEADSLAKRGYEIARRAHGDDFPLVWSALAVRSGTLERLGKMDEAESMLRAVLAARKRILGETHSDYAFTMFNLADHLLRKGQWAEAADLSRRVLALRGTTIDDTHPAIAVSMQYLGRALGHLDSLSAGERWLRASLALRTRNLPPGHWLLASSESALGEHLVLAHKFPEAERLLLNAEAKLVASQGEKSPVVRDARGRIVALYVAWGKAREAEKWRTTLASGSP; encoded by the coding sequence GTGACGGATATCGGCGACGAACTGACGGCGCGCCGTTTCGAACGACTGGAGTCGCTCTTTGCCGAAGCGCTCGAGCTGGCGCCAGCGGCGCGTGACGCGCTGGTGTTATCGCAAACGCAAGGCGATGCGGTGCTGGCGCGCGAGCTGCGCGCCCTGCTGCTGGCGCATGAACGATCCGAGTCGCTGAGCGGCATCGCCCAGCCCATGCCATTCGACGCCGAGACCGGCGCCGGGACGAGACTGGGCGCGTTTGTCGTGGGACGTCGCATTGGCATGGGGGGCATGGGCGCGGTGCACGAAGGCACGCGCGCCGATGCGCAGTATCAGCAGCGCGTGGCCGTCAAGTTTCTGCGACGGAGCGCTGACGACGCGATGGCGGTCGCGCGGTTTCGCGCCGAGCAGCAGTTCCTGGCGTCGCTGCAACACCCGAACATCGCCGCGCTGCTGGACGGCGGCGTCACGCCAACGGGCACGCCGTACTTCGTGATGGAGTATGTCGATGGGGCACCGCTCACGACGTGGTGTGATGAGCGTGTGCTCCGCGTACGTGAACGATTGCTGCTGTTCCGGCAAGTGTGCCTGGCGGTGCGCGCCGCGCACCAGCGGTTGGTGGTGCATCGGGATCTCAAGCCCGGCAACATCTTCGTGACGGCAGACGGGACGGTCAAGCTGCTGGACTTTGGCATCGCCAAATTGCTGGACGAATCGGATACGGAGTTGCGGGTGGATGTGCCGATCACGGCCATTGGGCAGCAGGCATTCACGCCGGAGTATGCGGCCCCCGAGCAAATCTGGGGCGAAGCCGTTGACACCCGGGCGGATATCTACGCGCTTGGGGTGGTGCTGTATGAGTTGCTGGCGGGCCGACGTCCGTTGGCGTTCACCAGCGCGTCGCCGATGACCATGGCGCAGCAGATCCGGACTGCGACCGTGCCTCGATTGGGCGATGCCATGGACTCCGATCGGTGGCGCGTGTTGGGGGAACGCTCGCCAGAGCGGGCGCGTCGTCGGCTGGCCGGTGATCTGGACGCCATCGCCGGTGTGGCACTGCGCATCGAGCCGGCGCGCCGCTACGCCTCGGTGGATGCATTGCTGGACGATCTGGATCGCTATCTGGACGGTCGTCCCGTCGCGGCACGTCCCGATGGCGCCTGGTATCGGGTGCGCAAGTTTGTCGCGCGACATGCGCTGGAGACGGTGGCCGGAAGTGTGGCGCTGGCCTCGCTGGTAACCGGTGTGGTGGTGTCTCAGCGGCAGGCGCGCCGCGCCGAGTCGGAAAACGCGCGGGCGCGCGAGGTCACCGCGTTCCTGACCACGATGCTGGGCGCGTCCAATCCCGAGTCGTTTGGCAAGGACATCACCATGCGCACCGTGCTCGACTCTGCGGCGCGTCGACTCGATGCGCAGCAGCTCTCCCCGTCGTTGGACGCGGAAGTGCGCAGCATTGTCGGTGGCACTTACCTGGCGCTTGGCGAATTTGCCGAAGCGGAACGACAATTCGTGCGAACGCTGGCCGAACGTCGACGCTCGGCGCCTGGCGGTGACTACGAGACGGCCGTGACGCTCAGTCAGCTCAGCCTTGTGCACGAGAACAGCGGTCGGTATGAGAAGGCTGATTCACTCTTGCTGCAGGCCGAGCAGCTCTACGAGCAGTTCCCACACCCGGACGCCCTGCAGGAGGTGGCGGCCTTCGAGAATCGCGGACGCGTCTTGTTTCGGCTGGGACGCAACGCCGAGGCACTGACGGTGCTGCGTCGGGCATTTGCCGTCAGTCGCGAGCGCGGCAAGGCGGACGATCCCGCCATGGCAACCACCTATATCAATGCCGCGGCAATCACCAGCGATATGGGTGAGAACGTCGAAGCCGATAGTTTGGCGAAGCGCGGTTACGAAATTGCGCGACGTGCCCATGGGGACGACTTCCCACTGGTGTGGTCAGCGCTGGCCGTGCGATCGGGCACCCTTGAACGACTGGGGAAAATGGACGAGGCCGAGTCGATGCTGCGCGCGGTGCTCGCCGCGCGGAAGCGCATTCTGGGTGAGACGCACTCTGACTATGCGTTCACCATGTTCAACCTGGCGGACCATCTGTTGCGGAAGGGTCAATGGGCCGAGGCGGCCGACCTCTCACGTCGAGTGCTGGCCTTGCGAGGCACAACGATAGACGATACGCACCCCGCGATCGCGGTGAGCATGCAGTATCTCGGTCGAGCCCTCGGACACCTGGATTCGCTGTCAGCCGGCGAGCGCTGGTTGCGTGCAAGTCTGGCGCTGCGCACCAGAAACCTCCCGCCGGGCCATTGGCTGCTGGCCTCAAGCGAGAGCGCACTGGGTGAGCATCTGGTGCTGGCGCACAAGTTCCCCGAGGCGGAGCGTTTGCTGCTGAACGCCGAGGCGAAACTCGTGGCGAGCCAAGGCGAGAAATCGCCAGTGGTGCGAGATGCGCGAGGGCGAATCGTCGCGCTGTACGTGGCCTGGGGGAAAGCACGCGAAGCGGAGAAGTGGCGGACGACGTTAGCGTCCGGGTCTCCCTGA
- a CDS encoding FG-GAP repeat protein: MRATSKVTRWQLGTLSALLGLSVHTAAAQGSGVPAEIAKAQASLRAGQPDSAIATLEDFFRRQPQALLGRVVLGNAYRQKGDLDKALATFLAITQPPPQQLQAIFNAAAIYAVQGKADNALQQLDRLKKTGVFDMELARNAKDFEALQRDARFAALMFSPADFTNPFVEPVKVLREFTGETKGDQFSWIARGIGDVDGDKVTDIVASAPTFGANGQPIGPGRVYVYSGRHGRLLWMQTGAAGENLGLGLEGAGDVNGDGAGDAIAGAPGSNRAYVYSGRDGHVLQTLAGRDTAERFGSSAAGAGDVNGDGMADVIVGAPNNSAKGAGAGRAYVFSGKDGTLLFTLDGEKAGDAFGSIVAGSKNRRATPLLVGAPGSGATRGTSPAAGRVYVYDATTHAEQFRIDADETGGALGAMFTSLVGDVDGDGVLDVYAADFSDAGKGPSTGRVYVRSGSDGRPFFTLSGEHAGDGFGIGSADVGDVNHDGYADLLIGAWQYSRVAQSGGKVYLYSGKDGTVMRTITGRIAGETLGFDATGIGDVDGDGTIDFLITSSWSNVRGFRSGRMWVISGRPGR; the protein is encoded by the coding sequence ATGCGCGCAACATCGAAAGTGACTCGCTGGCAGCTTGGCACGCTCAGCGCCTTGCTGGGCCTCTCCGTGCACACCGCGGCCGCGCAGGGCAGCGGCGTGCCCGCCGAGATTGCCAAAGCGCAGGCCTCGCTCCGTGCCGGACAGCCCGACAGCGCCATCGCCACCCTCGAAGACTTTTTCCGACGGCAGCCGCAAGCGCTCCTCGGTCGCGTGGTGCTCGGCAACGCCTACCGACAGAAGGGCGATCTCGACAAGGCGCTGGCCACGTTTCTGGCCATCACACAGCCGCCGCCACAGCAGTTGCAGGCCATATTCAATGCGGCCGCGATCTACGCCGTGCAGGGCAAGGCAGACAACGCATTGCAGCAGCTCGACCGGCTCAAGAAAACCGGTGTGTTCGACATGGAACTGGCGCGCAACGCCAAGGACTTCGAGGCACTGCAACGCGACGCACGATTCGCCGCCCTGATGTTTTCGCCGGCCGACTTCACCAATCCCTTTGTCGAGCCCGTGAAGGTGTTGCGCGAATTCACCGGCGAAACCAAGGGCGATCAGTTCAGCTGGATTGCCCGCGGCATCGGCGATGTGGATGGCGACAAGGTCACCGACATCGTTGCGTCGGCACCCACCTTTGGGGCGAACGGACAACCCATCGGCCCGGGTCGCGTGTACGTCTATTCAGGCCGCCATGGCAGGCTCCTGTGGATGCAGACGGGTGCCGCGGGTGAGAATCTCGGACTTGGGTTGGAAGGCGCCGGCGATGTGAATGGTGACGGCGCCGGCGACGCGATTGCTGGTGCCCCGGGCAGCAACCGGGCGTACGTGTATTCTGGACGCGACGGCCATGTGCTGCAGACGCTCGCCGGTCGCGACACCGCCGAACGATTCGGGAGCAGCGCCGCGGGCGCGGGCGACGTGAATGGCGATGGCATGGCCGATGTCATTGTCGGTGCGCCCAACAACAGTGCCAAGGGCGCTGGCGCAGGGCGCGCGTATGTCTTCTCGGGCAAGGACGGCACGCTGTTGTTCACGCTGGATGGTGAAAAGGCCGGTGACGCATTCGGAAGCATCGTCGCGGGCTCCAAGAACCGGCGCGCGACACCTCTGTTGGTGGGGGCGCCTGGATCCGGTGCCACGCGTGGGACCTCGCCGGCGGCCGGTCGCGTATATGTGTACGACGCCACCACGCACGCCGAGCAATTCAGGATCGATGCCGACGAGACCGGTGGCGCGCTCGGTGCCATGTTCACCTCACTCGTGGGCGACGTGGATGGCGATGGGGTCCTGGACGTGTATGCCGCCGATTTCTCTGACGCCGGCAAGGGTCCGTCAACGGGACGCGTCTACGTGCGCTCCGGCTCGGACGGCCGACCGTTCTTCACACTCTCCGGTGAACACGCAGGCGACGGCTTCGGCATTGGCTCGGCCGACGTGGGCGATGTCAATCATGACGGGTACGCTGACCTGCTGATCGGCGCGTGGCAGTATTCGCGCGTCGCCCAGTCGGGAGGGAAAGTCTATCTGTATTCCGGCAAAGACGGCACGGTGATGCGCACGATCACCGGACGCATCGCCGGCGAAACGCTGGGGTTCGACGCGACGGGCATTGGTGATGTCGATGGTGACGGCACCATCGACTTTCTGATCACGTCGTCGTGGAGCAACGTGAGGGGGTTTCGCAGCGGACGGATGTGGGTGATTTCAGGGAGACCCGGACGCTAA
- a CDS encoding carbon-nitrogen hydrolase family protein, translated as MTANSDTLRIAGAQIAPIWLDRTATVAKVVAFIHQAADNGAQLVSFGEALVPGYPFWIEWTDGARFDSAVQKVLHARYLDQAVQIETGHLASVCDAARARGIAVIVGCMERPADRGGHSLFASLVYIDATGTIQSVHRKLMPTYEERLSWAGGDGHGLRTHALGPFTVGALNCWENWMPLARASLYAQGEDLHIGIWPGSVRNTEHITRFIARESRSYVMSVSGLLRRSDVTDSMPHAALLRERLPEVMAEGGSCLAGPDGSWLIEPVANEERLILADIEHRRVREERQNFDVAGHYGRPDVFQLTVNRERQSIVRLVD; from the coding sequence ATGACTGCCAACTCTGATACTCTGCGCATTGCGGGCGCCCAGATTGCCCCCATCTGGCTTGACCGAACCGCCACCGTGGCCAAGGTGGTTGCGTTCATCCATCAAGCGGCCGATAACGGGGCGCAGCTGGTGTCCTTTGGCGAGGCGCTCGTCCCTGGCTATCCGTTCTGGATCGAGTGGACCGACGGCGCGCGCTTCGACTCCGCGGTGCAGAAGGTGCTCCATGCGCGCTATCTCGATCAGGCGGTACAGATCGAAACGGGACATCTGGCGAGCGTGTGCGACGCGGCCCGAGCCCGCGGGATCGCAGTCATTGTAGGCTGTATGGAGCGCCCGGCCGACCGTGGTGGGCACAGTCTGTTCGCCAGTCTGGTGTACATCGATGCCACCGGCACCATTCAGTCGGTGCATCGCAAGCTCATGCCCACGTACGAGGAGCGCCTCAGTTGGGCCGGCGGCGATGGACACGGCCTCCGGACGCATGCGCTTGGCCCGTTCACGGTGGGGGCACTGAACTGCTGGGAGAACTGGATGCCGTTGGCCCGCGCGTCGTTGTATGCACAAGGCGAAGACCTGCACATCGGCATCTGGCCGGGCAGTGTCCGCAATACGGAACACATCACGCGATTCATCGCGCGGGAGAGCCGTTCGTATGTGATGTCCGTGAGCGGCCTGCTGCGGCGGTCCGACGTGACCGACTCCATGCCGCACGCAGCGCTGCTGCGCGAACGCCTGCCTGAAGTGATGGCCGAGGGCGGATCGTGCCTGGCGGGGCCTGATGGATCCTGGCTCATCGAGCCGGTGGCCAACGAGGAGCGCCTGATCCTGGCCGACATCGAACATCGGCGGGTACGGGAGGAGCGGCAGAACTTCGACGTGGCGGGGCACTATGGACGGCCGGATGTGTTTCAACTGACGGTGAATCGCGAACGGCAATCGATCGTACGGTTGGTGGATTGA
- a CDS encoding HlyD family efflux transporter periplasmic adaptor subunit, giving the protein MNITRRWRWIVGTALIGGGAWIALSRTKATDVDMGTVTVGALRVSVDEDGTTRVRGHADVSAPVGGRWVPSALRAGDAVRAGDALGSLFPAPLDASAQDQARARLGAAEAAQREAETRVTAARAALDEASRGLARAQHMVEAGGMSPQDLERARDAVTGRQSEFDGARLRARAATYEMESARAVVAPFGGTRNAMRIVAPVGGTVLRVFEEHERVVAPGALLTEVGDPRDLEVVIPLLTSDAGRVRVGAAVSLTFGERDDTLRGRVSRVEPSAFTKVSALGVEEQRVNIIATAPATEAHVGDQYRVHARVTVWESPRVVRIPAGALVRDGEQWFTYVVTGGRARRRAVKVGERGDNVVEVREGLADGDRVVVYPGDLIADGLRVRPR; this is encoded by the coding sequence ATGAACATCACGCGCAGGTGGCGGTGGATCGTCGGCACAGCGCTGATCGGCGGCGGCGCCTGGATCGCCTTGTCACGTACCAAGGCGACCGATGTGGACATGGGCACAGTGACCGTCGGCGCGTTGCGCGTATCGGTTGACGAAGACGGCACCACGCGGGTGCGCGGACACGCCGACGTGAGCGCACCGGTGGGCGGCCGTTGGGTACCGTCGGCGCTCCGCGCCGGGGATGCTGTGCGTGCGGGCGACGCGCTGGGCTCCCTCTTTCCGGCGCCGTTGGATGCGTCGGCGCAGGATCAGGCCCGGGCACGGCTTGGTGCCGCCGAGGCGGCACAACGCGAAGCGGAAACCCGGGTCACGGCAGCCCGCGCGGCGCTTGACGAAGCGTCCCGTGGGCTTGCGCGCGCGCAACACATGGTCGAGGCGGGTGGCATGTCACCCCAGGATCTCGAGCGCGCGCGTGATGCCGTCACAGGGCGTCAAAGCGAATTCGACGGTGCCCGCCTCAGAGCGAGGGCCGCGACATACGAGATGGAAAGCGCTCGCGCGGTCGTTGCCCCCTTCGGAGGAACTCGCAACGCCATGCGCATCGTGGCACCCGTGGGTGGCACCGTGCTGCGTGTGTTCGAAGAACACGAACGCGTCGTGGCTCCGGGCGCGCTGTTGACGGAGGTTGGAGACCCGCGTGATCTTGAGGTCGTCATTCCGCTCCTCACGTCGGACGCGGGGCGCGTACGAGTGGGCGCAGCGGTGTCCCTGACATTCGGGGAGCGCGACGACACGCTGCGCGGCCGAGTGAGCCGCGTGGAACCGTCGGCCTTTACGAAGGTCTCGGCGCTGGGAGTCGAGGAACAGCGGGTGAATATCATCGCCACGGCCCCGGCCACTGAGGCCCATGTGGGCGACCAGTATCGCGTGCACGCCCGCGTCACGGTGTGGGAGTCACCCCGCGTGGTGCGAATCCCCGCTGGCGCGCTCGTCCGTGACGGTGAGCAGTGGTTCACCTATGTCGTCACCGGCGGTCGCGCTCGACGTCGCGCGGTGAAGGTGGGAGAGCGAGGTGATAACGTGGTGGAAGTGCGCGAAGGACTCGCTGACGGTGACCGCGTCGTGGTATACCCGGGTGATCTGATCGCGGATGGACTCCGCGTGCGACCGCGATGA
- a CDS encoding FtsX-like permease family protein codes for MRFLRPLDRKAIRDVWHLRGPALAIAVVVLCGVASFVSMRSMVPHLTNAQQAYYRDSRFADLWVNVKRAPVSVLREIAAMPGVTAVEVRVSGEVILDVPGLPEPATGLIVGLPTSRVPALDLITIRRGRALATGHDDDVVISEGFANANALAPGDSLGAVVNGRWRQLHIVGTALSPEFVLEMRPTDLFPDNQRYGIVWIAEDAARAAFGMQGAWNQAAIALAKGASASEVIARLDVLLARYGTLGAYGRSLQMSHRFLSDEIKQARAMATAAPAIFLGVAAFLLNIVLSRIVASQREQIGMLKAFGLTAWELARHYALIALGPVLAGALSGSVLGLWLAGQMAGLYARYYRIPNAPFQPHLSVIVIGVGISVLAALFGAVSAVRRVLRLPAADAMRPEAPARYRAGLAESMHLDRWLSPVGRMTLRAIERRPLRAALGVLGMALGVAVMMVGAFQFDAIRTLRDVQFEYAQREDIAVTFTGPRGENALRELSHLPGVTRVEATRAAAVRVQHEQHTRQLGLVAVDGGARLRPVVDAHGRRVELPGDGLLISRSLATLLDVHVGDTVRVEALTGRRHAAPMRIGALLNDLVGTNAYLPTDELRRFVGEGDVLDGAVMSVEAEWQDTAYARLKRFPGVAGVGARAAVVANFDKMMADSFNVTLFTLLLFAGALAVGVVYNTARIALSERGRELASLRVLGFTRSEVARMLFGEQLALGFAAVPVGYLIGAMFCWLLVSGFSSELFRLPFVIHPRTFLSSALLLVVAGLGSAVLVRRRLDQLDLVAVLKTRE; via the coding sequence ATGCGCTTTCTCCGTCCGCTCGATCGCAAGGCGATCCGAGATGTATGGCACCTCAGGGGTCCGGCGCTGGCGATTGCCGTAGTCGTGTTGTGCGGCGTCGCCAGCTTCGTGTCCATGCGCTCGATGGTGCCGCATCTGACGAATGCGCAACAGGCGTACTATCGCGATTCGCGGTTTGCCGACCTCTGGGTCAACGTGAAGCGCGCGCCCGTCTCCGTCCTGCGGGAGATCGCCGCGATGCCGGGGGTCACGGCCGTCGAGGTGCGGGTGTCCGGAGAAGTGATCCTCGACGTTCCGGGGCTTCCCGAACCGGCCACGGGGTTGATCGTCGGGCTTCCGACTTCGCGAGTACCGGCGCTCGACCTGATCACGATTCGTCGAGGGCGCGCCCTCGCCACGGGCCATGACGATGACGTCGTCATCAGCGAGGGATTTGCGAACGCCAACGCCCTCGCGCCCGGCGACTCACTGGGCGCGGTGGTGAACGGCCGCTGGCGACAACTGCACATCGTGGGGACGGCGCTGTCGCCGGAGTTCGTGCTGGAGATGCGTCCTACGGATCTCTTCCCCGACAACCAGCGTTATGGCATCGTGTGGATTGCCGAGGATGCGGCACGCGCGGCCTTCGGCATGCAAGGAGCGTGGAATCAAGCGGCCATTGCGCTCGCCAAAGGCGCCTCGGCGTCAGAGGTCATCGCGCGTCTCGACGTGCTGCTGGCGCGGTATGGCACGCTCGGCGCGTACGGGCGTTCGCTGCAGATGTCCCATCGCTTTCTCTCTGACGAAATCAAACAGGCGCGGGCGATGGCCACGGCAGCCCCCGCAATCTTTCTTGGCGTGGCCGCCTTCCTGCTGAACATCGTGCTGTCACGCATTGTGGCCTCACAACGTGAACAGATCGGCATGCTCAAGGCGTTCGGGCTGACGGCCTGGGAGTTGGCGCGCCACTACGCCCTCATCGCGTTGGGACCGGTGTTGGCGGGTGCGCTCTCCGGGAGCGTGCTCGGCCTGTGGCTGGCCGGACAGATGGCCGGGTTGTATGCGCGCTACTATCGCATTCCGAACGCACCGTTCCAACCGCACCTCTCGGTGATCGTGATCGGCGTCGGCATCAGCGTGTTGGCGGCGCTGTTCGGCGCGGTGAGCGCCGTTCGCCGCGTGCTCCGCCTGCCGGCCGCCGATGCCATGCGCCCCGAAGCGCCAGCCCGTTACCGGGCGGGCCTTGCCGAGTCGATGCATCTCGATCGCTGGCTGTCGCCGGTTGGCCGTATGACCCTTCGCGCCATTGAACGCCGTCCGCTCCGCGCTGCGTTGGGCGTGCTGGGCATGGCGCTCGGCGTCGCCGTGATGATGGTGGGGGCGTTCCAGTTCGACGCCATTCGCACGCTGCGGGATGTGCAGTTTGAATACGCGCAGCGCGAGGACATCGCCGTGACGTTCACCGGTCCGCGCGGCGAGAACGCGTTGCGCGAACTGTCGCATCTTCCCGGCGTTACGCGCGTCGAGGCCACGCGCGCGGCTGCGGTTCGTGTTCAACATGAACAACACACTCGACAGCTCGGCCTCGTCGCGGTCGACGGCGGTGCCAGGCTCCGACCCGTTGTCGATGCGCACGGTCGGCGGGTGGAGTTGCCCGGCGATGGCCTGTTGATCTCCCGCTCCCTGGCAACGCTGCTCGACGTCCACGTCGGTGATACCGTGCGTGTTGAAGCGCTGACCGGCCGTCGCCATGCCGCGCCCATGCGAATTGGTGCGCTGCTGAATGACCTGGTGGGCACCAACGCCTACCTCCCGACCGACGAGCTGCGGCGATTCGTTGGCGAGGGTGACGTGCTGGACGGCGCGGTAATGTCCGTGGAGGCAGAGTGGCAGGATACCGCGTACGCGCGCCTCAAGCGCTTTCCCGGCGTTGCGGGTGTCGGTGCGCGTGCGGCGGTCGTCGCCAACTTCGACAAGATGATGGCCGACAGCTTCAACGTGACCCTGTTCACCCTGCTCCTGTTCGCTGGCGCGCTGGCGGTGGGTGTCGTGTACAACACCGCCCGCATCGCGCTGTCGGAACGTGGTCGGGAGCTTGCCAGTCTGCGTGTGCTCGGCTTTACCCGCAGCGAGGTGGCGCGCATGCTGTTTGGCGAACAGCTCGCGCTGGGATTCGCCGCCGTGCCGGTCGGCTACCTGATTGGCGCGATGTTCTGCTGGCTCTTGGTCTCGGGCTTCAGCTCAGAGCTCTTTCGGCTGCCCTTCGTGATCCATCCCCGCACGTTCCTGAGTTCGGCGCTTCTGCTGGTCGTGGCCGGACTGGGTTCCGCCGTACTCGTACGACGGCGGCTCGATCAACTCGATCTCGTCGCTGTCCTCAAGACCCGTGAATAA
- a CDS encoding ABC transporter ATP-binding protein: protein MRRSFADRGEVLFHAQGLDKVYGSGDIEVVALRSIDLDLFGGEFVVILGPSGSGKSTLLNVLGGLDVPSGGTVTFRDHVLTGATERDLTQYRREHVGFVFQFYNLIPSLTALENVQLVTDLTTEDPHHRAAQDPAEALRLVGLGERLHFFPAQLSGGEQQRVAIARAVAKRPDVLLCDEPTGALDFETGKLVLDALRRANRELGTTTVVITHNVGIAAMADRVLKMRSGRIVEVVQNATPADPSTLAW from the coding sequence ATCCGCCGCTCGTTTGCCGATCGCGGGGAGGTGCTTTTCCACGCACAGGGCCTCGACAAGGTGTATGGATCCGGCGACATCGAGGTCGTCGCGCTGCGCAGCATCGATCTCGACTTGTTTGGCGGAGAGTTCGTCGTCATCCTCGGTCCATCGGGTAGTGGCAAGTCCACGTTGCTCAACGTGCTCGGCGGACTCGACGTGCCGTCCGGCGGCACGGTCACCTTCCGCGATCACGTCCTCACCGGAGCGACCGAGCGCGACCTCACGCAATACCGGCGCGAGCACGTGGGGTTTGTCTTTCAGTTCTACAACCTCATTCCCAGTTTGACCGCGCTGGAAAACGTTCAACTGGTCACCGACCTGACGACGGAGGATCCACACCATCGCGCGGCACAGGATCCGGCCGAAGCACTGCGGCTCGTCGGCCTCGGCGAGCGACTCCATTTCTTTCCCGCCCAGCTGTCAGGTGGCGAGCAACAGCGCGTCGCCATTGCGCGGGCGGTCGCCAAGCGCCCCGACGTGCTGCTGTGCGACGAACCCACAGGCGCGCTCGATTTCGAAACCGGCAAGCTGGTGCTCGACGCGCTCCGCCGCGCGAATCGCGAGCTGGGCACGACCACGGTCGTCATCACCCACAACGTGGGGATCGCGGCCATGGCCGATCGCGTGCTGAAGATGCGTAGCGGACGGATCGTCGAGGTGGTGCAAAACGCGACGCCGGCTGATCCGTCGACGCTGGCGTGGTAG